From the Drosophila willistoni isolate 14030-0811.24 chromosome 2L unlocalized genomic scaffold, UCI_dwil_1.1 Seg168, whole genome shotgun sequence genome, the window AAGACTTCCAAAGACTCAAGGAATCGATgtaattttcaaaaacttgaCGGTTTGCTTTTTCTATCTAATTTAATTATGTAAGGTCACATTTGTATGCAATTTAGCTCAATAAAAATGCCACTAAGAGCCAAAGGTCCCAAGCCGTCATAAAAATAAGGAGGATAAAAAAAGTGGATAACAAAATTTTTCCTCCTTACTCCTTTGAGTAAGTAATGTACGAAATAAACATTGTTGTTGGAAATATTTCTATCATTTGAAGTACGTTCTTGTATCATCCAACAAAGCCTTTGTTCAATTTTATAATCATCTGCATGTCACAATTGTGTAAGGATAATTGGATATTtcatatgaaatttttttttttgccttttaagTGAAAGTTTTTTCCCTTTTAAATCGTTATAGTCTCAAATGAGAGAAGTAATCTTTATGTGAAATTGTGTATACCCGAGAAAGTGGCAGCAGCATAATGAAATACATGGAATACGATGGTGACATCCTcaatgagtgtgtgtgtgtgtgtgtgtgtgtgtgtgggtatgcTGCTGGCGCCTGCATATCCTGCCTGGGCTGTACTCCTTTCCGACCCACGACCTCCACACACGTCGGAGGATCCCCGCGCTATGGTGGCAATCATAATAATGGCACACAATTTAACAGCATTGCATATCGGAAGGAAATCTCAGTGGCCGCAATCTGTGCAGTAGTTTCTTGCCAGTCCTTAGGCTTCGTCATTGCATTTGCCGACTTATGTACTTAAGTCCGATGGAAGGAGCTGATGCAACTGCAGTCAGTCTGCTTATATGGGTCACTCTGACCGCCACACAGATGACAATTGCTCTGGTCAAAAAATCTGACGTAAATCCTACAGCTTGAGTTGCTCTCGCCTGGCTCCTATCCTTCCTTGCTGTGTGTCCTGTGTGCAACTCTGTGCGGCTCTGTGCATTAAtcaagtaaagtaaattatgCATGTGtttcatttataattttaCCCCAAATGAGGCCCGAGAAAATACGATGAAAATTGTTCAAAAAGAATTTCTGATTTCTCTTAAGGTATGCCCGAGTGAGAGTTCATTCTTTAATACGAACATATGTAATCACACATTTCCGTTTTTGCTGGCTTTACTAGTGAGGTTATTAAAGTGTCCACTAACAACTAATGAACATACCCTAGACATGCAGTCATTGCTGTTCCCCATTGACTTACAATTGGAAAGAAAGGTTCATATGTATACTCTTGAGTCTAGAAAGAAAAAGGTTTGcctaaattttgttttgaattgtTGTTCAATACGCTAGTTAAATTTCAGAGCCTAGGTTTGATAATAGATGTTGTAAATCCATCCATCCAACTACATTTACGGGTTTTTACCTGATCCTGATGATAAAGGATATACTATCATAATTACCTTAGTTATTATGTTAGTTATTTTACTTTCTGAACCAATTTCTGaaataaacattttgaaaCGGAATAAAATGTTCGTCGCAAGTTTTCCAAGGCCAGTGATACTTagttataccatgcacccagaGGGTGACATGaggtatatatgtagatactAAACAAGTCCgtatgaaaaaaattattcgttatccacaatcgtttcctttatccccgacggaactactttttagtattgcttcatcagggGGAAACTCGACCTACGTCGGGGTTCGAACTCGAGAACAACAGAATTGTAGATTTAGTAGGTCTCCACTGAGCCACCGACCGAGTGTAGCCTCTCCGTATGAGCACCAAGATATCTGAGTTTATAAAGGATAGATccacaaaatttaaaatgtacgtTCATTATGAATTTCAAATAGTAGTTTCACTTGGTGCATGGAATACCGAAGTCGACTCAACGACTTATCTTCTTCTTAACTTCTTCTCACTAACACCTAGTGatgtaaaaaaacattcaTAAATCGAACATCGATGTTTTCTTGGAGATGTTTCTAGAGGTTTACCGATCTTTTTGTTGATGTTCAGCGATGTATCGATGCTTTACCAAAACATCGGTTTTATTTGACACTTATCAAATTTTAACATATAATTATATGAAGCTGTCATTAAAAAGCCCTTTCAAACATCATTAGAATTATAACTTTAAGCGCATTTCTTTCAGATTGACAACAAAGATGAGGTAAATCGTTTTTCACCGACTGGCATAATGTTACCAGAAAAAAGATAAATTAAAAAAGCCCAAATCAGGtaaaaaaaattctatttcGGAAAGTAAGCCCATAAATACTTTATCAAATAGATAAGGCTAAcattaagaaaagataccAGCGggtttcaatattttattaatactTAATTCATGTATGATTAAGATTATTAGAACTTTTGATTATGAGAAAACAGTGAACTTTATTAACTCAGACATACATCGATGCATCGAGATTTAAGCCCGATGTTTTAAAACATCATTCGTTAACATTGAAACTATCgatgtttttattaaaatttacatcACTACTAACAGCCTATACTCgtttacaacaaaaaattaatatttttatacccttgttTTTATCTTTAActctgtttctgttttctCGAATGCGATGTATGTATTCCTTGAACTGAACTATCTTGCAATGTAAACTCATATTAGCCATATGAACCGAAGGGTATTAGACTGCTTTACATTTAACTAGTTTCAAAGTGGAAACCTGAGACATTTCTTTACTTTGTTATTTCGTTAACGAATATTTTGAGCCTAAGGTCATCAATATTGTGTAAGTTCTGCAAATTTTAAAGGCTAAGATGAAAAAAATGTTGGCCTAATTTGAAAGCTTCGCCTATTACGATTGTCTCAAATAGACTCTCAATGAAGCAAATAATTCCGGTTAAGTCTCCAACAAGTTGTGATCACGACAAAAATCATTAAGTTACCTGTGattcatttaattttgcaCTATAAAAGATTAAATGAACAACATATACAATATGCAAAGACAAAACAGTTttaactttcatttaatttgattaaactCACAGAAACAGCTTAAGTTAGGTTTTTCCTATTTGCTATGTTTAAAGAGAGAAAAGCAAAGTATTGATCAACGCTTAAGGATAGTTTATTCCAAGTCATTTTAAGTTCGAACCCTGACAGAGTAATTTGAATTCTTTCTTTCACCGAGTGAGTTTTTCGCATTTGCCGCGCAACGTGCCTGAAACGAGGTATATGGCCTAAGCAATAACTATTTGTGGCTCTTTGCGCTTCGCACTTGAAGGTCCTGGTGGTAGTCCTGGTCTGGACACGGGTCcactttgattttgattgcaGTCACCAATTAGCGTAATATTCGCAATATGCTTTTGTCTGGCTGCGTattgctttttattatttttcaagtTGCCAAGTTCCTTGTCGTAACATAGCTCGCCATATTGGCAGCAAAAAGTTACCCAAACAGCAGATGGTTTTAATTGCAGCTTTTTcgctttttcccattttcGTTCTCTTTGTGCAAAATTAGTTTAAAGCATTTTTGTCAGAGGGCAAGCAACTAATTGATATTGCTAAATATTTAATGCAAGTATGTAGGTGCACAGAAAGAATGCAAGAAGCAGACACAGGCAcacaaacggaaaaagaaacaaagacAGCCGCATTGCAATTTAACAAATGGAAAAGCCGGAAATGCAAATTGGAGCAGAAGAGGGCAAAAACCTAACGAATCTGCCTTCCTGCTTTGGCCAAAGAACAAATAGTTTCCTTCTGTCTGTCACGTGAATGTGAATATCTGTATAATCATGtgcattcatacatacatatgtaaatatgtcaTATACATTCAACTAAATAGCCTCCGAAACCAACAACATGCACCCACTTAAGTGGAGCCAATCTGTTTCACCTCCCCACAGAAGCAACTAACCCACTGAACTGGCAACTAACCTAACCTGATCCGAAAGAGTTATCAAAAAGAGATATacattgtatatatgtatatatattttattattagttATTCGAATGAGATCCCTTTTAACTTAAGTAGGTACTTGTTAAAACTTGAAGCTGAAACTTTTGGTCCTTGAGTAGATGTCtgaaaatttgaaatgaaaagaaaactatAAAAGAAACTATTTGAAAACCCAAATggtatataattttctttatttatagcTATAGCTATATAAATTTAGGCCATTCTCTCTTAACAAAACCTTGAAGTACTAAAAGTAGGCAGTTGTTGtagattttaattaaaaatgaaaaattttaatggtGAATTTTGGAAGAACTTGATGCTTGATATAGGGTcgaaaattttgcaaatcctttttttccacttttccACTAGAAACAACATTCTTGCCAACATTTTTGGTGTGGAAACTACATTTTCTTGTGAATACTTAAAATTGgtaatttgaatttgaactAGTTTTTGAATCCTGCATGAAAAGAATGTTAAAAATGCATCAAGGTCAGCGAGACGACTAGGCCTTAAGGGGTCAACTAACACTTTCcaaactttttataccatacacccatagggtgaaatggtatattaaagtcgccaaaatgtatgtaacaggcagaaggaagcatctccgaccccacaaagtatatatattcttgatcaggatcaacaaccgagtcgatctagccatgtccgtctgtccgtccgtctgtccgtctgtccgtccgtccgtctgtccgtatgaacacctagatgtcggagactgtaagagctagagccaccaaatttcgtatgtagactcgtgtagtatgtagagtgatcaagtttatttcaaatttttgccacgcccctttccgcccccgcaatttaataaaagcgtttatctcaaaaactattccagctagagacaccatatttggtatgtatattcgcttagtaaatgcacacattttgtatgtgtaaaaattttgccacgcccttttccgaccccgtaatttgaaaaacttaattatctcccgtatttttttaccttatgcaatcacacttggcacacttaaatttaatactaatatctagcaaaattccaaatttgatcaaaatcggacaaaaaacagtcgagttatgtttttttttttttttggtaagtaTGTCTTAATTTCTCAGGAACTACAATACTTTTAGTTTGCTGCCCCACTAGCTCCAAGATAATGGGTGCTCCTCACAAAAGGGATACCTCTCTGTTAAGACCATCATCCTCACTAACCTATTTAGCCAAAAGTAATCTTGAAAATGATTTCTTAGCATTGTAAGTCACTTACTTAAACACAGTTTTGTCCTTTAACCTTTCACAGAATGTCGCAAAAAAATATCATGAAAAACTTGTCACAACTTGTAAAGTTTCAAAGTCTAACGCTTAAATTTTTACAGGTGTCCCGAATACTGAAATTTCTCGAGGAATTCGGATGGTTTCGCTACAAACAAGTCAATGTTGAGCGGTTTGAACCACAATTTCTCTGTCACCTATGACTATGACCATCTCtgcaatttattaataaaaaagaTGGGTCATCTTAGGTTGCGTAGTAATGTTGCAGACTTGCGACGATTAAGGAAttgttgtatatgtatgtatgtatatgtatatacacctGTCCTCACAAAAGTAGATACTCAGAGAGATACTGAAAATAATCACATATTCCTTTTAATAGATTCAGTTTTgtgattttggttttgtgaAATGGACTATTTACATgggaaaaacgaaaaagtaCCGTTAATTTTACTAATTTTTGGCTCGTTTTTCACACTTGTGATTATCGCCACAAATTTGGCTGTTcaaagaaaattattattttcgtttagttgcgaaaaaagtaaataaaaagtttacAAATCTGTCATTAGTAACTCTAACTAGAGTCTAGAGCCTTTGCTCTAGTGAAAAGACGGATTGGATGCAAAACCTTGAAAAACACGGTAAAgcctgtaaaaaaaaaacgcaaagtTTAGTTGCATGTTCAGCAAAGATGGAATGTGATGCCCTAGATTACCTAAAAAACTAAAGTGGCGTaaaatgtacaaaaacagCAGATTCAATCCGTTTGCTAAATTAGTCAAACATGATCTAAACCTGTCGGTAGGGGATTCCACTTGTCGGCGTAGACTCCTACAACAAGAGCTAAACGCGCGAAGTCCAAGGAAACTCACACTCTTGACTTCGAAGCATGTAAACGCAGTTTTGTGTTTTGACAAATCTCCTTATGAATCTACTCATTGCAAAGTAGAGGAATATTTTCAGGCCAGACGAACGCAAAGTAGTTTTGTTGTCCAATAAAGCTTAACATTGGGAAGTTATCCAAGAACATGGCAGCAGATCTAAGTTCAGCTTTGCTGGATTCGGTGCGGCGCAGGTGCCAAGCCGCTATTGCCAATAATTGATTAACAACAGGAACTTTAGGTATggccgatttggatgaatttttgatatgttgtagaataccccgtcatttgaagctgtgtgaaatatttcagagcactattctatattttcctcaTAAATCGCGTTTAAACTATAGTTTcggtgacttataagtaaagcGCCGACTGGACTTCAAGCAGCTCGGAGGCTTAAtgggtagaggtcctgcctaaatTTGACGAAATATGTTAAGCGGATGCAAAGCTACTCAACGCTCATACGAGAAAATCGAGAAATTTCAAGAGAAGACTGCACTAAAGTAATCCTGTGTGCATTTCCACTTGTCATCCATTATGTTGAAGGGAATGGGAAGTGTGCATGGTTTGTTTTAAAGTTTACAGGTGAGAGAGTGGTTTtcccaaaatttttatttgatttgtttcttttaaattgACTTAGTACTTcatgtttttatgatttatatcacaacaaaaaatgtgatGGCAGAAGATAATTCGTCTATTTTACGTCTATATtacatttatgtttttttaaagGCAAATGAAtccaataaaaaataatcaaaagaCTTATCTTGCTATTTGAAAAAATAGttattaaaaaagcaaaaacaatgaaaatgcaaaactaactagtttcgggAGGTGAATGAGCTGCTTGAAGTCGtctcggcgttttacttataagtcaccaaagctatagcTTTAGGCGCGATTTATTAGAAAAAtatggaaatattttcaacaaatgCCGGGTTATTCTACGGCATATCCAAAATCCATCctaatcggtgattcgcattcCTGAAGTTCCTCTTGTAAGTATTAAGTCCTAAGACCCAAAGGTGACCTGAATGTcaagttttaaataatttagaaTCGGCAGATTTTTCTATTTAGTAATCACTACTACTTTTGTATAAATGTGTCACAGGACATCCAGCGTCTTGCAATTTTACAACTTGACCATTTACCGTTTTAATGTAAAAAAGCACTTTTAATTTTACATCGAGGGTGGCGCCCTCTATGATTTTGCATATGGTCTCCACAGAGACGAAGTGCTAAGGGCAGTCGAAGTGCTAAGGGCTGAGTCGAAGTGAACTATCGATAGCCATTTCACAAAACCATCGATAGACCTATCGAtaactttcaaattaaaacacTTTGCGTCGAACATTTGAAGTTAATTTTGGGACTCCCAAAAAGGACAAAAAGCAAGTAACTAATCTCCTAACTAAAACGGCAGCTatcaatataataaaaaacagatatgtatgtacaaatgtTTGTATACACGAATAAAAGTATAGTAACGTTTGCTGATTAAAACTTATTCgacatatgtatgcacatacatattgtatgtatatgtatatgtataaagtACACAAAGGAATTTGTTTTGAGCGAAATTCATACAGACTACGCCCTCGAAAGTGCATGGCAAGCAAATTAGTCTATGGGCCCACAAAATTTGATACCTATAACGTCAATGTGTAATCAAATTGATGTGTATAGTATAGCTTTCAAAAAGATAATattaaaacattaattttaaattcttttagaTTACTTTAAGAAATGGCTGGAAATGTAGAGCTTTTTATTTTAGTAGTGGGTTTGGTGCTTTATTTCTCGATGAACGAAAAATCCTCCACGAAATCGTCAATTGCAATGGATGACCACAAGGTGAGTAGAAAAGaattgtaaaatattaaattactTTTGTTAATATAAGTCTCGTTATAGGAGAGTGAAATCTCGGATAACATTAAAGACCACAATCCATCTAATAGCCAAGAGTACGTGGACGCGCCACTTGGCACAGCTGATGAAAATACAGGCAGAGAAATGGAAAATAATTATCAATCACAGATCGAGGGATTGTATAAAATAGTTGACATACTTGAAGAGTCTTTAACAAAAGATATAGACCAATTGCGTCAACAAGTTTTGGCCAATACGAAGCAAATGGTAGAGATTTGGAAAAGTCAATCTAAGATAGAGAAAAGGTTCGAAAAAACACTTACAGAATTTAAAGAGATATTTAAAAAGGACAACCCTTTTCCGAAGTCTAACCCTTCGAATATGAAAGAAAGGATTGAACTATAAGACGGATTTTTAAAATCTATATGCATACTTAATGGTTCACTAACTTGATGTATTTGCTTTTTTATGGAAATCATCAATAGTGATtggatagtttttttttttattaacttgATAGAAGAACCTAGGTGAATTTTTCAAttctaaaaattatttgattaACTGAAGCCTGACTTTATCTTTTGTACAAATACTGTACTGTACTGTAGTATGAGaagtaaattaaactaaaaataaataattttgcaACATCTACAagtatacgtatgtatgtatgtatataaatatattttcttaaGTTTGGTCGTTTTTTAGGTGGGGTTTACTTATGTGAGACTTGTAAAATACGTAATaggtaaaataaaaatgatatgGGATTAAACTTGAAAACATCCCGGCCTtctagaaaaatattttcttctgTTGAGGGTTTTTTCATTTCTTAGGAATTTTGtagaaatgaaatatttaaaataaacatttgtcaGTTTGTTATGCATAGGTTCAAATACAACAATAATTGTGCTGAACTTCACTAACATCGCCTGACTTGATCAAATATGTACTAGAACCGATGAGCCAATAATGTTAGCTAAcgctttttataccatacacccagagggtgaaatggtatattaaagtcgccaaaatgtatgtaacagacagaaggaagcatctccgaccccacaaagtatatatattcttgatcagaatcaacaaccgagtctaGATGTCCGTctatccgtccgtccgtccgtatgaacacctagatctcggagactataagagctacagccaccaaatttggtatgcagtctcgtgtagtatgtacagttatcgagtttgtttcaaatttttgccacgcccccttccgcccccggtaTTTAGCTGGATATTGTGCCATTATGTATGATATTGACAACACGCACAGCTCCTTTATCGGGGACGGTTCCAATAAGCCAGGATCGTTTTTGATAGTCATGTTTTTTTATCAGCGCCTCTGGCGAGGCAGTTAGAAACGCGTCCTTTCCTGGAGGCTCTACGACCGGACGGAAGTTGGTTAGGGGATCCACATCCCAATATTTAAGGCCATCGCCGGCATTGATTAGTTTTAAAACATCGACTTTTCTTAGGGCTTCAGTAATTTCGGATGTAAGTAGAAGGTCTGCATTTTGAATTCCGCACAGTTCCGCGATTTTTCGAGCTTGTTCCTCAGGCTGGTTGGTAATGGCAAAAGGAACATTCGCCGTACCACTCATGCTAATCACTCTTTGGAAGAGATTGTTGGAGAGGGGACTCAATAAATGCATATGGGTGGAAACGCCTCCAGCACTCTGACCAAAGATGGTCACCTTGTTCCTATTGCCACCAAAAGAGGCTATATTATATCGGACCCAACGTAATGCCAATGTGTGATCTTTAAGACCAAAATTACCAGGCATATCGCTATGTCCGGTAGACAGAAAAACTAAGGCAATAAGCCttaataataaatgaagtaagtaagtcgactcgccgacttgggtataccatacaccaggtgaaacaaatatttaaaattgcgaaaaccaaatttatatttattaaattgttttaacatgcctcataccatatgctatctcgctcactctacaaacacacgagcactctctggtcaaaaaattgcaagagccaatcggttttttctaaattatggaggcgtaagtgggcgtggcaacatattaaaacatatacatatattctgcgcgcataccaagccagtatacatactaaatttggtgactttagctttgttagttttcgagaaaatcagatttgtttaatttgcgggggcggaaaatgGCGTGGCATAATCTTTAagtagtcaatatctgcgagtctattaagctagcttacatatcaaatttaatgtcggtagctttcataggtTTTAAGagaatctgttttttgtaaattctgggggagcacgggggcgtggccaaaattccaattaactttatacatttacataccacacgagtctacataccaaatttggtggctctagctcttatagtctccgagatctgcgtgttcatacagacggacggacggacagacggacatggctagatcgactcggttgttgatcctgatcaagaatatatatactttatggggtcggagaagctttcttctgcctgttacatacattttggcgactttaatatatcatttcaccctatgggtgtatggtataattacGAAACAGCAATTAATAAGCCAGAAATCAAAGAATATAAATCCAAAATTCATTTAGCAGGACGGACACCATAAATAGTGATATCATAAATATGATATCGCTGGTCATGGTTGGATAGTCATAAGACGTTTTGAATGTCAAAATGGTTCAGCCAACCAAACTATTGACGTTTGCTCGGATTGGGTGTACCATCTCACTAAAGATCAGCATACATTCACATAGAAATGAAGGATGGAAGCACTTCATTTGCTCACTACGATGACTTTGCACTTCATCCATTGGTCCGcggagaaaataaaataacatcGATGGGTGCTCTTAGAACCTCGATGGCGATTGTAGGGGATTTTTGCGAAAGATCCTTAGAATGTATTTGGTATTCTGGGGGATGGTCGCCAGTATTAATCGGGCCTAACAGGATCtcatttttggtttgttttttttacaacttttaaaaaaaagtaactcTATTAAAATtaggtaaaataaaaaaaattaaaatggtaaGTTATAGGTGGATTTATTACCGCTTCATTGAGGTACAGCATTACAACATttgtatattcattttggtcagaaatttgcaacacatagaaggaagcatctcagaccataaagtatatatattcttgatcagtacGACGGGACATATAGCTatgcccgtccgtccgtctggagcaatgcaaactcctcctagggcattaaagctacagagctgaaactTTGCACTTAGGCTTACACATAGTCCATAGGTTggatatctcggattcagccggatcgaaccactatatcatatagtgacatttctcaataacttcgttattttctgagctattgtcataaaattacatattggtgagttaattacacctataaacgactgtgcaaaatttgatcaagttTGAGTGACTATAGCACATAGCTTCCATATGAACAATCGGTAAAAAACAGGGagtttgatcaataacttcgttttttcctatgctaagattgtaggccatactttcgcaaacattagactttttagataaGACGTTTTCTCACTTTGACGGTTCTTGGTAGGgataaagcaacaaaaaacttacaagggtatacaaacttttaAGCGGTCGCAGTTAGCCCTGGCCCTCggatttttatttcaaaccGGCCTATTTATCCGGTTTCTAATTCCAACTATCTTTTTATTCAGAACTTTTCTCTAAATTACGCACCTTAAAAATGTCCTGAACCAAACTTCGTATACGCTTGGTTA encodes:
- the LOC111519605 gene encoding venom carboxylesterase-6-like gives rise to the protein MPGNFGLKDHTLALRWVRYNIASFGGNRNKVTIFGQSAGGVSTHMHLLSPLSNNLFQRVISMSGTANVPFAITNQPEEQARKIAELCGIQNADLLLTSEITEALRKVDVLKLINAGDGLKYWDVDPLTNFRPVVEPPGKDAFLTASPEALIKKHDYQKRSWLIGTVPDKGAVRVVNIIHNGTISS
- the LOC111519591 gene encoding uncharacterized protein LOC111519591, with the translated sequence MAGNVELFILVVGLVLYFSMNEKSSTKSSIAMDDHKESEISDNIKDHNPSNSQEYVDAPLGTADENTGREMENNYQSQIEGLYKIVDILEESLTKDIDQLRQQVLANTKQMVEIWKSQSKIEKRFEKTLTEFKEIFKKDNPFPKSNPSNMKERIEL